The Malassezia vespertilionis chromosome 2, complete sequence genomic sequence TATACGAGCCGTCCTACGCGTCCGCAAGCACCTCACTCACTAGTGCGCGCtggctcgcgccgcagacgcacgctgcggtcGTGACTGGCGCAATGAATGGCACGGTAGCCGTATGGCGTATACCTGGATCTGAAGCGCAATCGTACAAGGTATTTCATGCGGCAGACTTGCGCCACCACCGTGGGCCCGTCACAAACGTCGATAGTCAGCGCGCTCTGACAGACATGAACACGCTGCTCAGTGCGGGATGGGACGGATCGATTGCAATATGGGACGTACCGAGTGACGCACATTTCcctgctgcacagcgcgaggaggacgaggagcgcagtAAAAAGCGTCGAGTGCGtagcggcgcacaagcgacAAAAATGGAAAACGCCGCGACTGTGGAGCCAACCGTAGTATTGTGGCACGTCGCGCCAGCACTCGGCGAGCCTGCCGCGAAAATGCTCGGCGCAGTGCAAACGCCGGGAAATaatgcgcgcacatgcgcgaAATTCGACACGAGCGAGCGCGTAtggagcgcagcatggGACGGTTCTGTAAAGTTGTGGGATTTGACCGCGGGCGCGATGGCCGGTGAAAAACACACAGACAAGGTGCATCTCTGTGTGGACCCATtgcaaggtgcgcagcttgtgACGGGCCATATGGACCACAGCATTGCGATGTATGACTTCCGCGATACCTTGACAAACACGGCAATTTCAATCGCAaatgcacacgccgcggcggtggGCTCTATTGCGGCACACCCCACCTCTGCCCACCTGTTTGCATCAGGTGCATACGACGGGAAGCTCAAATTATGGGatgcgcgctcgccgaaGCAGGCCTTGTTTGCACTCACGCAGCCGAACCATGTGTCTGGCACCTcgcatgcacgcggcgcagcgaagATCCTTGGCCTCGGCTGGAGTGAGGACGGGAACAGTATTGTAGCAGGCGGAGAAGATTGCCGCATTAGCATATACCAGGGTTCGATAGCGTAAATGTAAAAGCCCCCCAAGCCTCCACCTACCTCCACACAgaccatgtcgcgcgccaaagTCTCCATAACGCTGGGCAAAAAAGCAGACGACGTACGCGCACGGCCCTCTCCACGCGCATTTGCATTCGATGCAGACGTGGACACTGAAGCACCCCTGCGTGGCGATGCGCCTCCGCCATCCAAGGCTGTGCGTCGCCAGCAAGCGGAAGCGGCGGCGTTGGATGAGCATGTGTTTGACTACGACGATGTGTACGATAAAATGAAGGCAGTTGATCGGCAAATGAAAGCCGCGTCAAAGGAAGCCGATAAAGGGCGCAGTCCAAAATACATGAGCAActtttttcgcgctgcagagctGCGTGAGCGCGACCGGCTGCGTGCAGAGTCAAAAATGAttcagcgcgagcgcgccgcggaggGCGATCAGTACGCGGACAAGGAGTCGTTTGTAACGAGTGCATACAAAGAGCAACAAGAAGagcttgcacgcgccgaaAAAGAAGAGCGGattgccgaggagcgcgcgcggcgcagaagcaAAGGCGTTGCGTCTTTTCATCAAGATATGCTTAAGGAAGagagcgcacggcggcatgccgccgtCATGGCGCTACAGAATGAAGTTGCTGTGCATGAGGCGCACGCACCCGAGGAAACGGATTTGTCGCGCGTGGAGCGGGCCGTGCAGCAAGGGAAAAGCGTCGAGCTCAACGACGAGCACCAGATTGTGGACCGCCGAGAGTTGCTTGGGAAGGGATTGAATATGATGAAACGCAAAGCGGACAATGATACGGAAACAGCAGCGAaacttgcgccgcgcgaatcTGGCCGTGGATCTGATCGCGCGGCCCGTTCGCAGCTGATGGAAGAGGCACTCCTGGCGAGGCTCGGCTAGTGGAGGCGGAGGCTGCCGCTGCGATTTTTTCCTCCCCATGGCATGCACCTTGGAAGTCGTAGACATTGCCTGCTGGAACCAAGCGCCCTACCTACATGTAGAAAAAGAGCATAGCCAGGAtcctgcatcgctgcataTGCAAGATGACGTGGCGCAGCTTGTCACGCCCTACGACGCAGAGGGCGCTGCAAAAGtgcagcgcttcttgcgGCCAGTCGaccgtgcgcgtgcatttgtCGCGCGACTGTTACCCCGCGTATGGTACGCAAGCCAAGGGACTACATGGGGCATGATCAAGATTTGCACCACGAAAGCAGGCCGACCGTTTGCCGCCGCACCGCCCAGCATCGTCGACACCGACTTTAACATGTCGCACGATGGCGACTTTGTCGTGCTGGCAACCTATAAAGGAAGCGACGCATGCATCGGTGTGGACGTGATGGAAATGAAGTTGCCCGTGTTCGAGCCTAGCGTTGCGTCGTTTGTCGAGACAATGCGCATGTGCATGACCGACCGCGAGTACGCTTGGGTGCAAGAAGCGGCCGACAACGACGCACTACAGCGATTGATGCGGCTATGGACGTACAAAGAGGCGTATACCAAAAGCCTTGGACTGGGGCTTGGCTGCGATTTCAAGCGTGTAGAGATACCGTTCTGGGCGCAAGACTGggtcgtgctgcgcgatgaCGAGCCGCAGCGAAACGTTGTATTTGCAGAGTATATCTTGTCGCGCGAGCACGGCATGCCGTCGCTTGCTGTGATTGCGCTCACATCAGCGCATGAAAATGCTTTGAGCAGCGACCTTGTGCGCAATTTGCCCCTGACTGTGCACAATTATACCCAATTGCTTCGTATCGCACGTAGCCTCACGTAATCACATCATGGCGCATTTTCTGGCCCGTGCAGCGACGAGCTGTACCAGGCGAGTGTACTTTGCGCAGAACACACGCACCTacgccgacgcgcgcaaggtgTGGAAACAGCCACGCCCCGTCCGGCCCAATGACCAGTTCCGGCAGTTTTTGGAGGACAAGGGGTTCATTGCCGCTGTCGTCGAGCCGCCGCAGAATGTTGCAGGGCAAACGTCTCGACGTACGCGACTCCCACCTTCGAAAGCAATGGCCATGGCCAAGGCCagcaaagcgctgcgcatgcaagCGAAGCAGGATGCTAGTACAAGTGACGCAGTAGAGGCCAAACAACCTTCATCGCTGCCCCTCTCCGCAGCGCGTCCTCTTGACAATGGGCTGCCCGAAGTGGTTGCAGTGACCACGGCGCAGTCGTACAATTTTGACGTGCTGCTCAGCAGTGGCCGCCTCCCTGCGACGTGGCGCTGGCTTGAGGATCGCGAGGTGATTTATATCCCTTCGtggccaagcgcaaccGAAGGAGAAGAGGGCCAAGGAAGTGCGTTCATCTTTCGCTCTGGATGCTACGTGACTTGGGGCATGTCCTCCGAGGACAAAGCCGCGCTGTATAAAAACGTGCTGTGcggtgcaagcgcgccggtCGAACAGGATCGCTACGCCGTCGCAGGCGACGAAGCGATGGACTATGTGTATCTGCCCGAGGAGCGCACACGCATTGTCGGCGACTTGATTGTAGTCGGAAAGCCACCGCAAGATACGGGGCGCAAAcaaagcgcgacgccgttccttttgcaggcgcagctcgcctTTTCGCAAGGCGTCgcggcgtctgcgcgcCTTTCTGTACAGGAGCTGGCGCTCAGCGAGTATCTCGCTTCGGTATCTCCTATTCCAGGCGAGCTTCAATTGCGCGggcgcgtgccgctgggGCGGCGCGAGGTGATCCGCAAGATGGGCACGCTGCTCagcctgcgccagcgcatcaATCTGGACACGGACAACTTTGTGGATGATCCCGAGCTGTATTGGGAAAATGGAATGATGGAGTCTTTGTACCGCAGCACATGCCATGCACTGGACATGAAGCCGCGGTTTGACGCTTTGAACGAGAAGCTGAATCACTGCGAGCATTTGCTAggcgtgctgcgtgcgctgctcaccgAGGAATCGAGTCATCGTATGGAACTGATCATTATCTATCTCATCGCATTCGAAGTAGGCATGGCGCTCGTGAGCCATGAGTATGTGCCAACGCCGTTGGCCTTGTGGCGCGCCGTTCTTGGCGACGCAAATACATAGTCATACCCTAGATCTCGTCTTCAACCACGTTGAAAAATGCCGCGTAGGTGACCACTGCTGTTagttttttttttttttttttcgAGACGCACTTGTGCCATATAccaaagcgccgcctgcCAGGGAcaagagcgccgctgcagagGAAATCACGTCGTTGTGCGACAGTAGCAAAGGAAGCGCGATCCCCGTCATGATCAGCATGCCTGTGACAAAATTGCCAAAGTCAATGTACGCATTATTGAAATCAGAGAAGCTGTCCGCGCCGGCGAGCCCGCCAAACACAACATTCGGCATGGGCGCAAGAACAAACGCAACGGCTGCGGTCAGCCTAACAGGAAAAATGAAAAAGGGGTACGTACTCGACCAGATCGGCATCCAATTACCCCATAGCGCACACGACAAAATCACCAGCAAAAATCCAAGCGCTAGGACAAAAGAGAGAAAGATGACCGCTAAGGTTAGCTTCCTTGCGACGCACTATGCAGTCCGCCCATGGTGCAGCTCGCAGCGTCGCCACGCTTTGGCCACGGCGGACACGTGATTCGGCCGAAGAAAAACCTACGCTTTTCCCTGGCCGCTCCATCGCCACGCTATCGAAAAGTCGCGTGCGTTGTGCCGTGGCAGTGGATTCAACACGATGGTACGACGGGCTACGGTTTCGTCTAACCATGCGAACCTGTATGCGGGAGCGTCGCATAGTGgtggagcgcacgcagacCAAGGTGTGTCCTCTGCGGACAAAAGCGAGAGCCGCGCACAAGAGTCCATGTGGGGCGACATCGTTGTACGTGCACTAATAGCTGACACCAGGACGATATGGAATGCCCACTCTGTCTGGAGGAGATTGATATCTCCGATGCAAACTTTAAACCGTGTCCATGTGGCTACCAGGTACGTTGCCACGTCGCCCCCTGACACCAGATATGCCGCTTTTGCTGGCACCACATTAAACAGAACTTGAACGGTCGGTGCCCCGCGTGCCGGCGCAAGTATACCGACCAAACAATCGAGTTCAAGGCGATGACTACGGAAGAGTACGTCTGCGAGCTAGCTTACATCAGAATCATGCGCCTCACCAACGCGAAAAAGaacaaggagcgcgagaaaaAAGAGATGGAAGCGACGAGCCGAAAGCATCTGGCGAATATGCGCGTTGTGCAGAAAAACCTAGTGTACGTCGTCGGTCTCAGCCCGCGTTTTGCTCGTGAAGAGTTTATTCCGACGCTCAAAAGTGTCGACTACTTTGGCCAGTACGGCCGCGTCTCCAAGATTTTGATAAGCAAGCGCGTCACGAACCACAAGTTTGGGAACGGGTCGCAAGACACTTCGATCGGAATGTACGTTACCTACCAGAGCAAGGAggatgctgcgcgtgcgattgtTGCCATCGATGGGAGCAAAGAGCCGGGCGGGCGGATCATCCGTGCAAGCTACGGAACGACCAAATACTGCACGGCCTACCTGCGCAACTTGCCATGCTCCAATCCCGGCTGTACTTATCTGCACGAGCCAGGAGAAGAAGCCGATAGCTTTACCAAGGAAGACCTCTccacgctgcggcacgctgcCAAAGACACGGAGCACAAGATCAAGCCAGCATCCATGCTCTTGCAGCCGATCGTGTCGAAAAAGTCGTACGAGCAGCTGGGCTCGCCATCGACTGCCCCTGCAACGCCTGCAACGCCTGCGCCGTTTGTGCTTCCGCCTGTTGCCTCTCCAACCCAACACGCGGACCCAGAATTGTCTGCACtgccgcgcaccgctgcgtGGGCGTCGGGAAAACCCGTTCCGCCCGGCATGCATGCAGACGCTGTATCGCTGGAATTTTCGAGTCTTGCGAGCGCAAAAGCTGGCAAGCAGCAAAATCGTACGGAGCACGACTCGCCGAGTCCAGCCGAGAAAGAGGTGCAGCAGGAAGCGACCGATACGGAGCACGAGGCCGACCAGGAGCCCAAGACTCCCGAAGACCAGGTGGTGCCCGCCTCGTCGTACCGTCCCTCCCACAATGCGCAGGTCTTACTGGACGActtgcacaagcgccgcatgggATCCAGCGACGAGCCCGCCGTGTTTACCGACTTTGACTGGACCTTGTCCACCTTGCACGACGGCGACTTTAGCTTGAATTTGCCTGCGCTCCCAGAGCCCAGCCAGACCTCGACGCGGCACGTGTGGGAGGAGCACGACTCGTTCTACACGCCGTACAAAGGCTCCTTCAATCCTTTTGATACCGATCCACTCGAGCAAACGTGGCCGGCGCCGTTTGTGGATTCGGGAGCGCCCAGCCCTGGGTACCTTGCGCGTGGAGACCTCTccgagacgctgcagcttCGTAAAGAGCTGCAAATGCGTGCGTCAATGCAGCCGATGCCatcgcagcgcatcgctttTGACGACGCGGACATTGCGCCCGAAGAGCAGCGCtctgctgcagctgcactgctcgcttcgcgcgcgcggcgcctgcaaGAGGCTGGCGAGACCCCAGACATGCCGGGAGATGTGCGTGGCAAGATGCCACGCCAGCAACTGGCCGCCTCTGGCGACTCACAGTCCCTTTTGGCGCTCTTGCGCCGTATCCAGGAGCACCCGGGAGAAGAAGTGCGCGCGGGTCCCGTTCCacacgcgcgtgtgcgtccGCCGGGGCTtgaggagcggcgcgccccGATGCAAGGAGCGCATATGGAGCAGCGTGGCGAGATGCAGAGCTTTTCGCCGCCGGGTTTGACACCCATCGCCGGCAATCCAAACGTAGGCACGGGTTTGCTGCTAGCCCAGCTGCTGGGCAATCCCGGCGCGAAACCTGCCGATGCATACTCTCCGCCCGTGCATCGGGTATAACCTCATAGGTGCACGCACACCTTGCGTCCTCCAGGTAGTGCACCCAGGCATAGCCTGTAAACAGTTTCTAGTGATGTGCATAGCCGCGCGTGACTTTCTAGGCGGCCGGCTCGGGCCTGCTGGGATCGCCGCAAACCAAACGCCTCCATTTCCTCCACATCCGCTTTCCCCCACcatggcggcgccgacgtTTGCCGCCCAAGGCACGGCTGCATTCAGCGCCCCTGCCAAGCTCAAGATTCTCCTTGTACCAGCCCTTCCGCTTGAGCACGCCGAGTTTGAGAAATGGGctgcgtttgtgcgcaacaTCGAGTGTCTTCGCTTGCGCGATGTGCCACGCAAGAAATCCAGCGTATACCCCTCCTCGCCGCTGTACCAGCAAGGCGAAGTACATATCTCGTTTGTGACGTCCTACGATCCCGCCCACGCCTATCTTGCGCCGATGCAGCTGCATACACAGGTGCTCGGCGTCCTTGGCCTCTCtacacacacacacacgGATCCGTATACCAACGAGCTCGTCCGCGTCCCCGGAATCCTGCGTGACGAGCACCCCGACGCGCTAGTTCATCGCGTGTTTGCATTTGATGTGGACGCGCGGCACAGTACAGGCGAGCGTGTGCCCAACGAAGACGACGGCGACATGGCAACGGTgggcgtcgagcacgatACCTCTGCTGATTTCAACCCTGCCTTTTCTGGATTTGGTGGCCGCCGCGACGGCGGGCTTATTGTATTTCCTGCAGTCcgcagcgatgcaaaagacgTGCGCTTTTACGTACGCacgctccttgccgagatggTCGGCACGATcctcgaccagctcgacaCACTACTCCATTCTCTCGAAGGCGCCGCACTCGAAACACCCCGCGAGACACTGCGCAATGCAatcgcggcaagcgcagcgcacccaATCGATCccaatgcgccgcctcTCCCTCCGCGCGTCCCTCCGaatggcgccgcgtccaaAGTATTTGGCGTTTTGGCaaaacggcgcgccgcgcccgccTTGCTGCCCACCGTACACTCGGGACCGCACGGCAAGATGCGCCACACAAAACTACGTGCAGATGCGatgctgcttggcggcgatCTCTGGTCCGCCCTCTCTTTGTACGACGGTCTGCTCACGccccaagcgcgcgaaCGCGCCTTGGCCGGAGGACAGGACGCGGTGTGGTTTGCATCGGCGCTGGAAGGATGGagcgttgcgcgcatgcttgtcgcgcgcctcggcagcgCCGTCCAGGACGACGCGCCCGGACTTGCCTTTACGCTGCACCTTTGCAAAGACAAGGATCCACGCGAGCAGACACTCGAGCAATACGCGTGGAAAGACATCTCCGAGGCATACAGCCTTGCGCTGAATGTGTACACAAAATGCCTCGCGCCCCCGCACGTACACTTGGAATCGCTGCGCTCTGTGACGaacgagacgctgcgcgactacACCCCGCCGTTCGTCCATGCAAATGCATGCCTTGCCTATGCACGCTTCCTCCTCGCCCTCTGGTCCTCGGGCGGCTGGAACGGCGAGGCGTTTGACCAGATGCTCTttggcggcacgccgcccGCCTTGACGCACGCCCAGGACCATACGCAGCTCTCTGCCGTCTCGGGCGTGTACCGCCATGAGattgcaagcgcagcggtCGGTGCTCTTTCACCCGCACTACGCATGCTCCCTCCCGGGGATCAGATTGCCATACTGAGCGGCGTTGCAAAAattctcgcgctgctgcactttgcgcggcgctttgccCACGTAGTCCGCCAGCTCGACGCCGTcgttgccgccgtgcttacgcgctcgctgcgccaaCGAGAGCGCACCATGCCCCGCATGCTTTCcatcgaggcgctcttGCACGACGCATTACGCCTGCGCGTGCCTACCAACGACACAGCCCTCGACGCGGAGCTCACTCCCGCGGGAATACACGCGAGCGTCAATCCCAGTCTTGTGCTGGGACTGCTCGTGTGCGATACGTACGGGATCGATCTGCTTACCTGCCCTCTCGCCCACGTTCCGCCGCACCACATGCTgagccgcgcacggcgccgtgTTTGTGTGGAGCAGTACGCTGCCTTGCTCGCAGCCACGCTCGGCGATTTGCCCGCagcacgcacgctgctccCAGCGCTCGCCCACAGCACAgaagcggtgcgcacaaaaaCAGACTTTGGCTGgaccgcgctgcagaccCAGCTGCTCAAGGACCTGGTCGTGCAGAgcgaggcgcttggcgaTCCCGTAGCCACGGCCTTTTTTGCCGCACTCTTGCTGCGTGACTTTTGCCCCGCGCTGAGCGCCGCGGACCAGCGCATGCTTTTCGACggagtgcggcgcatcctgccgcgcgcacgcgcagacggcgcgccgcaactCTCGCTGCGCTACCATGGACCGCGcgatttgctgcgcgcgatggaagTTGTATCGCTGCCCGCAGCGAGGGCGCCCAtcacgcggcgcaaggcgtcgtttgcgccgccgctcgcggacagcggcgatgcgcggccTGCAGGCACGCTGAATCCCTTCTTTTGGAACGTGCTCAAGacgagccgcggcgcgttgGATCTTGTTGCGATGGAGCCCGTGCTTGTGGACCTCACGCTCGAAAATCCACTGCACATTCCCCTCGAAATCCAGCGTATGGTGCTGTGTGCAGAAGGCGTGCAGCTCGACACGCCGAGTGTTGCGATCACCAtaccgccgcgctcgctgcgcattgtgcGCTTACAAGGCACCCCCGCCTGCGCTGgaacgctgcgcgtgcttgGCTGTGTTGTGACGCTGTGGGGCTCCGAGCCACACGCCCTCTACCTGCCTACTGCACGACCGCCCGTGGTGAAAGCGACGGGCCTCGACGCACGTCCCAGCGTGCAGCTCGTGCGGAACCTGGCGCAAAAACTCCAAAGCTTGGAtacgccgcagcgcgccgacgtcgaTGCGTGCTTGGCCGGGCCGCGACTGGAGGCAGTTTGCAGGGTGCACGATCCcatgccgcagctgcat encodes the following:
- a CDS encoding uncharacterized protein (COG:S; EggNog:ENOG503NURQ), whose protein sequence is MACTLEVVDIACWNQAPYLHVEKEHSQDPASLHMQDDVAQLVTPYDAEGAAKVQRFLRPVDRARAFVARLLPRVWYASQGTTWGMIKICTTKAGRPFAAAPPSIVDTDFNMSHDGDFVVLATYKGSDACIGVDVMEMKLPVFEPSVASFVETMRMCMTDREYAWVQEAADNDALQRLMRLWTYKEAYTKSLGLGLGCDFKRVEIPFWAQDWVVLRDDEPQRNVVFAEYILSREHGMPSLAVIALTSAHENALSSDLVRNLPLTVHNYTQLLRIARSLTDELYQASNTRTYADARKVWKQPRPVRPNDQFRQFLEDKGFIAAVVEPPQNVAGQTSRRTRLPPSKAMAMAKASKALRMQAKQDASTSDAVEAKQPSSLPLSAARPLDNGLPEVVAVTTAQSYNFDVLLSSGRLPATWRWLEDREVIYIPSWPSATEGEEGQGSAFIFRSGCYVTWGMSSEDKAALYKNVLCGASAPVEQDRYAVAGDEAMDYVYLPEERTRIVGDLIVVGKPPQDTGRKQSATPFLLQAQLAFSQGVAASARLSVQELALSEYLASVSPIPGELQLRGRVPLGRREVIRKMGTLLSLRQRINLDTDNFVDDPELYWENGMMESLYRSTCHALDMKPRFDALNEKLNHCEHLLGVLRALLTEESSHRMELIIIYLIAFEVGMALVSHEYVPTPLALWRAVLGDANT
- the NOT4 gene encoding RING-type E3 ubiquitin transferase (COG:A; EggNog:ENOG503NUX1; BUSCO:EOG09260P5R), translated to MVRRATVSSNHANLYAGASHSGGAHADQGVSSADKSESRAQESMWGDIVDDMECPLCLEEIDISDANFKPCPCGYQNLNGRCPACRRKYTDQTIEFKAMTTEEYVCELAYIRIMRLTNAKKNKEREKKEMEATSRKHLANMRVVQKNLVYVVGLSPRFAREEFIPTLKSVDYFGQYGRVSKILISKRVTNHKFGNGSQDTSIGMYVTYQSKEDAARAIVAIDGSKEPGGRIIRASYGTTKYCTAYLRNLPCSNPGCTYLHEPGEEADSFTKEDLSTLRHAAKDTEHKIKPASMLLQPIVSKKSYEQLGSPSTAPATPATPAPFVLPPVASPTQHADPELSALPRTAAWASGKPVPPGMHADAVSLEFSSLASAKAGKQQNRTEHDSPSPAEKEVQQEATDTEHEADQEPKTPEDQVVPASSYRPSHNAQVLLDDLHKRRMGSSDEPAVFTDFDWTLSTLHDGDFSLNLPALPEPSQTSTRHVWEEHDSFYTPYKGSFNPFDTDPLEQTWPAPFVDSGAPSPGYLARGDLSETLQLRKELQMRASMQPMPSQRIAFDDADIAPEEQRSAAAALLASRARRLQEAGETPDMPGDVRGKMPRQQLAASGDSQSLLALLRRIQEHPGEEVRAGPVPHARVRPPGLEERRAPMQGAHMEQRGEMQSFSPPGLTPIAGNPNVGTGLLLAQLLGNPGAKPADAYSPPVHRV
- the YTM1_1 gene encoding ribosome biogenesis protein ytm1 (COG:Z; EggNog:ENOG503NU6D) — protein: MADQGEAAMMPIRLRTSISGASIPYVPYMVPTHWRRAQLSTLVNKVLASAEGDAGWQSVPFDFIADGDLLRMSLDEYLTHTGKSSETALELEYVRSTLPPKFRDAAKADDWVASVDARSPGLVLSASYDGNVRVYKSDALESPPSVYEPSYASASTSLTSARWLAPQTHAAVVTGAMNGTVAVWRIPGSEAQSYKVFHAADLRHHRGPVTNVDSQRALTDMNTLLSAGWDGSIAIWDVPSDAHFPAAQREEDEERSKKRRVRSGAQATKMENAATVEPTVVLWHVAPALGEPAAKMLGAVQTPGNNARTCAKFDTSERVWSAAWDGSVKLWDLTAGAMAGEKHTDKVHLCVDPLQGAQLVTGHMDHSIAMYDFRDTLTNTAISIANAHAAAVGSIAAHPTSAHLFASGAYDGKLKLWDARSPKQALFALTQPNHVSGTSHARGAAKILGLGWSEDGNSIVAGGEDCRISIYQGSIA
- a CDS encoding uncharacterized protein (COG:S; EggNog:ENOG503NZ9C); this translates as MSRAKVSITLGKKADDVRARPSPRAFAFDADVDTEAPLRGDAPPPSKAVRRQQAEAAALDEHVFDYDDVYDKMKAVDRQMKAASKEADKGRSPKYMSNFFRAAELRERDRLRAESKMIQRERAAEGDQYADKESFVTSAYKEQQEELARAEKEERIAEERARRRSKGVASFHQDMLKEESARRHAAVMALQNEVAVHEAHAPEETDLSRVERAVQQGKSVELNDEHQIVDRRELLGKGLNMMKRKADNDTETAAKLAPRESGRGSDRAARSQLMEEALLARLG
- a CDS encoding uncharacterized protein (COG:U; EggNog:ENOG503NUM4; BUSCO:EOG0926077L); the protein is MAAPTFAAQGTAAFSAPAKLKILLVPALPLEHAEFEKWAAFVRNIECLRLRDVPRKKSSVYPSSPLYQQGEVHISFVTSYDPAHAYLAPMQLHTQVLGVLGLSTHTHTDPYTNELVRVPGILRDEHPDALVHRVFAFDVDARHSTGERVPNEDDGDMATVGVEHDTSADFNPAFSGFGGRRDGGLIVFPAVRSDAKDVRFYVRTLLAEMVGTILDQLDTLLHSLEGAALETPRETLRNAIAASAAHPIDPNAPPLPPRVPPNGAASKVFGVLAKRRAAPALLPTVHSGPHGKMRHTKLRADAMLLGGDLWSALSLYDGLLTPQARERALAGGQDAVWFASALEGWSVARMLVARLGSAVQDDAPGLAFTLHLCKDKDPREQTLEQYAWKDISEAYSLALNVYTKCLAPPHVHLESLRSVTNETLRDYTPPFVHANACLAYARFLLALWSSGGWNGEAFDQMLFGGTPPALTHAQDHTQLSAVSGVYRHEIASAAVGALSPALRMLPPGDQIAILSGVAKILALLHFARRFAHVVRQLDAVVAAVLTRSLRQRERTMPRMLSIEALLHDALRLRVPTNDTALDAELTPAGIHASVNPSLVLGLLVCDTYGIDLLTCPLAHVPPHHMLSRARRRVCVEQYAALLAATLGDLPAARTLLPALAHSTEAVRTKTDFGWTALQTQLLKDLVVQSEALGDPVATAFFAALLLRDFCPALSAADQRMLFDGVRRILPRARADGAPQLSLRYHGPRDLLRAMEVVSLPAARAPITRRKASFAPPLADSGDARPAGTLNPFFWNVLKTSRGALDLVAMEPVLVDLTLENPLHIPLEIQRMVLCAEGVQLDTPSVAITIPPRSLRIVRLQGTPACAGTLRVLGCVVTLWGSEPHALYLPTARPPVVKATGLDARPSVQLVRNLAQKLQSLDTPQRADVDACLAGPRLEAVCRVHDPMPQLHASLPSRVHTALSLLQGEQYTMPVRLANPSAYPINFVRLALSDSLQGPMRDAITQRGLLPGDVHELEWQLLYAPVLSVEAHDALEIAPHSARTVHLHVYGKAGCEWASMRIYYGNTSLEARDVQLRTVQLTIPLSVQPSVQSGPLHVTGMREKDAAQLAAQLMHRDEPVPLGPSFLLSVDMHNVAQVPLSVTLDVDMAAGVHCALTRSIAPNHTARFAVPMSKRNLAPAALRAPIPKLSPGQFVVSRTKLNDATRAMCETQFWLRDAWLQALRASWLDERSKDRGDISLRTYWPTLEQIRVMSEPKVRATLALPDKVAAESFVAVQVTIANHTEETLNMRLHLTPSLDGAQSMDKRVQYARTQVLVADGSWTTAVKPVAPGASTVVRRKLCFLAGGTYTLVGAAEVLPALGEQHSGAVFPTAPTTVDVRA